In the Paenibacillus pabuli genome, one interval contains:
- a CDS encoding nitroreductase family protein encodes MTKSTKTDTVNEVRSAIQNRRTVKKFKKDAVPTEQIIELLDTAVWAPNHKLREPWRFLLFTGDGRKKLADAIEAEMGEDNKFSANIMQVPSIMLVVLEEDPRQNIWDEDFAAVSALVQNFMLAAWSEDIGTFWVTKPFLYAPKFRKPLGIQAGEKIVGMVYMGYPDVIPSAKERTPAKDKLTLFD; translated from the coding sequence GTGACCAAATCTACTAAAACCGATACAGTCAATGAAGTGAGAAGTGCCATTCAAAACCGGCGCACCGTCAAAAAGTTTAAGAAAGATGCTGTGCCTACAGAACAGATTATTGAACTGCTCGATACCGCAGTCTGGGCACCTAACCATAAATTGCGTGAGCCGTGGAGATTTTTGTTATTTACCGGAGATGGACGGAAGAAACTTGCAGATGCGATTGAGGCAGAGATGGGAGAAGACAACAAATTCTCAGCCAATATTATGCAAGTACCGTCGATCATGCTTGTGGTTCTGGAAGAGGATCCGAGACAAAATATTTGGGACGAGGACTTTGCAGCTGTAAGCGCACTTGTGCAGAACTTTATGCTGGCTGCATGGAGTGAAGATATTGGGACCTTTTGGGTAACCAAGCCGTTCCTGTATGCACCGAAATTCCGCAAACCACTGGGCATTCAGGCTGGTGAAAAAATTGTCGGCATGGTCTACATGGGTTATCCGGATGTCATTCCTTCTGCGAAAGAGCGCACACCAGCCAAAGACAAACTTACCCTTTTTGATTAA
- a CDS encoding YraN family protein, with protein MVSHLPGPGHDPSSKLTRQQKGKLGEEAACSWLREHGYQIIKQNWRCRRGEIDIIASQGDLLVFVEVRSRSGAGNYGTPQESVDVRKMQQVRSTAAVYLQQSRERELQVRFDVVAVMLDVAGQIGTVDHIENAF; from the coding sequence ATGGTGAGTCACTTACCTGGGCCTGGACATGACCCATCCTCCAAACTTACGCGTCAGCAAAAAGGCAAGTTAGGCGAAGAAGCGGCCTGCAGTTGGCTGCGTGAGCATGGTTATCAAATTATCAAACAAAACTGGCGTTGTCGCCGTGGAGAGATTGATATCATCGCTTCACAAGGTGATTTGCTCGTTTTTGTTGAGGTACGAAGCCGCAGTGGAGCCGGAAACTATGGTACACCACAGGAATCAGTAGATGTCCGTAAAATGCAGCAGGTTCGTTCCACGGCAGCGGTTTATCTTCAACAATCAAGAGAGAGAGAATTACAAGTTCGGTTCGATGTGGTTGCTGTAATGCTGGATGTGGCAGGTCAGATTGGAACGGTTGATCACATTGAAAATGCGTTCTGA